Proteins encoded in a region of the Diospyros lotus cultivar Yz01 chromosome 9, ASM1463336v1, whole genome shotgun sequence genome:
- the LOC127810457 gene encoding protein SIEVE ELEMENT OCCLUSION B-like yields the protein MATPSAADEKTNLNVEESLLKQILGTHKPLDAKKFDAIPLLDAVQDVIQRASGTPVGGSDGKASKSHLRYKLENSPYEAIKKVSCEFSCNCSRASSTSEVAIELLQSLGSYSWEAKAVITLAAFAANYGSYFQVSQLYGSNDQFDKSLAFLQLSPNLLKHTPLKLKSEAVDVVKAIFDLTQYIVEVKTFQSQYVGRKLLSSIFTAHEDDLAKAVYLSIQSTVACAWLLMNTVTFGNVYKPTAKEAQELSDLVIEIHNIREELESHMESWKKHIEGIILREDYDRLVRILKGTYTDNMEILKALLCSKESREALIYNCSSKTEVELDQLSGKHVLLYITSLEHLSEDEISILSEKYASKSTTYEIVWVPIVEESTSWNEEVEKHFKKARDSMLWFSISNPWKLGKAVITYIKEVWKFEDKSQLVALNPQGKFVKSGAVDLFWIWGKTVFQSRSPDGKEEDEQLWKGTTIQLLVDTLGTTINEWIAAQKYIFLFGGEDIKWIQKFTDSVCEVAKAAKIDIVMIYVGKSNMKWAAHQKIWEQKYSSFDTVFRFTQQKYLSSFWATLQSIWQTKMDNGKSIVDSTTMEDIVTLLSFDASGEGWTAICHGSRPKMAKARDETILDILSNYAKWAALTKQLSFVDALVEKIKEGKTHETHHECYSLAVAATTGSTPKKVKCLLCDHTMRTFITYRCCSDH from the exons ATGGCCACTCCAAGTGCAGCTGATGAGAAGACGAACCTCAACGTAGAAGAATCTCTGTTGAAGCAGATCCTAGGCACCCATAAGCCGCTGGACGCCAAGAAATTTGATGCCATTCCTCTTCTTGATGCCGTACAGGATGTCATTCAACGCGCTAGT GGAACGCCAGTAGGTGGATCCGATGGCAAGGCCTCCAAAAGCCATCTGCGCTACAAGCTCGAGAACTCGCCCTACGAAGCAATTAAAAAAGTTTCTTgtgag TTCTCTTGCAACTGCTCTAGGGCTTCAAGCACGAGTGAGGTGGCCATTGAACTTCTTCAATCACTCGGAAGCTACTCATGGGAAGCCAAGGCAGTGATAACCTTGGCAGCGTTTGCTGCAAACTACGGCTCTTATTTCCAGGTTTCCCAGCTTTATGGGAGCAACGACCAATTTGACAAATCATTGGCTTTCCTCCAACTATCACCAAATCTATTGAAACACACCCCTTTGAAACTCAAGTCGGAGGCAGTGGACGTTGTCAAGGCCATCTTTGATCTTACCCAATACATTGTTGAGGTCAAGACCTTCCAATCACAGTACGTTGGTCGCAAGCTTTTATCTTCGATTTTCACTGCTCATGAAGACGATTTGGCAAAAGCTGTGTATTTGAGCATTCAGAGTACCGTGGCTTGTGCATGGCTATTAATGAACACTGTGACCTTTGGAAATGT GTACAAACCAACAGCAAAGGAGGCTCAGGAGCTTTCAGATCTGGTGATAGAAATCCATAACATACGCGAGGAGCTAGAGAGCCACATGGAAAGCTGGAAGAAACATATTG AGGGGATAATTCTTCGTGAAGATTACGACAGATTGGTCCGCATATTAAAGGGAACATACACCGATAATATGGAGATCCTTAAAGCTCTACTTTGCAGCAAGGAGAGTCGGGAAGCATTGATCTACAATTGTTCAAGCAAGACAGAG GTGGAATTGGACCAGCTGAGTGGCAAACATGTGCTGCTATACATTACAAGTCTAGAGCACCTCTCCGAAGATGAAATCTCAATTCTCTCTGAGAAGTACGCCAGCAAATCGACCACATACGAGATCGTGTGGGTTCCTATCGTGGAGGAATCAACTTCATGGAATGAAGAGGTTGAAAAACACTTCAAGAAAGCTCGGGATTCAATGCTGTGGTTCTCCATTAGCAACCCTTGGAAGCTTGGCAAAGCTGTGATCACGTACATCAAGGAGGTATGGAAGTTCGAGGACAAGTCACAGCTTGTGGCTCTCAACCCACAAGGAAAGTTTGTGAAATCTGGAGCTGTCGACCTCTTCTGGATTTGGGGAAAGACAGTTTTTCAATCTAGATCACCTGATggcaaggaggaagatgaacaACTCTGGAAAGGGACCACGATTCAACTGTTGGTAGATACCCTGGGAACAACAATCAATGAATGG ATTGCAGCTCAAAAGTACATTTTCTTGTTCGGTGGGGAGGATATAAAGTGGATTCAGAAATTTACAGACTCTGTTTGTGAAGTTGCGAAGGCTGCCAAAATCGACATTGTCATGATATATGTGGGGAAAAGCAACATGAAGTGGGCAGCTCACCAGAAAATTTGGGAACAAAAATACAGCAGCTTCGACACAGTATTTCGATTCACACAGCAAAAGTATCTGTCATCATTCTGGGCTACCCTACAAAGCATATGGCAAACTAAGATGGACAATGGTAAATCTATTGTAGATTCTACCACAATGGAGGACATCGTCACACTCCTGAGTTTTGATGCAAGCGGTGAAGGATGGACTGCCATTTGTCATGGTTCACGCCCGAAGATGGCCAAAGCCAGAGATGAAACCATTCTAGATATATTGAGCAACTATGCTAAATGGGCAGCCCTTACCAAACAACTTAGTTTTGTAGATGCACTAGTTGAGAAGATTAAAGAGGGTAAGACCCATGAAACCCACCATGAATGCTACAGCCTAGCCGTTGCTGCCACCACAGGGAGCACCCCTAAGAAGGTGAAATGTCTTCTTTGCGACCACACTATGAGGACCTTCATTACCTATCGTTGTTGCAGTGATCACTAA